From a region of the Sesamum indicum cultivar Zhongzhi No. 13 linkage group LG3, S_indicum_v1.0, whole genome shotgun sequence genome:
- the LOC105157952 gene encoding uncharacterized protein LOC105157952, which translates to MQEHCSYYYSSFPMGKASRIMRKSIFTFLQNFQFFTSAPSLLAVPFAVSALLSQPLVSSSSLFPLVHGRLRSVFLAAGFPPSSELFAILNLKLSQTVLSFLIVLPFTLSFLLLAKASVIRALEHQKTAQRHAFFSWVMIFNPLFITQLCNSLFILSVNATCFCLLIICFNLFDAVGLSSHGPLLLLSATGAIIYSIILANAYIICNLALLVSGIERQGGFNSILKACVLIRGRTATALSLAVPINMALAAVEALFQYRVVRAYGRAMAPDSSIVLEAMLIAYVYAILLVLDTILGFAFLKSCKPDYQIDEIEIQERNNKSLGKIKRLELLL; encoded by the coding sequence ATGCAAGAACACTGCTCCTACTACTACTCATCTTTTCCAATGGGGAAGGCTTCAAGAATCATGAGAAAATCAATCTTCACTTTCCTTCAAAATTTCCAATTCTTCACCTCAGCTCCATCACTCCTCGCCGTCCCTTTCGCCGTCTCAGCTCTGCTCTCACAGCCCCTAGTCTCATCTTCGTCCCTCTTCCCGTTAGTCCACGGTCGCTTAAGATCAGTTTTTCTCGCTGCAGGCTTCCCTCCCTCGTCGGAACTATTCGCCATTCTCAATCTCAAGCTCTCCCAAACTGTTCTTTCGTTTCTTATCGTCTTGCCCTTTACCCTCTCCTTCCTCCTCCTCGCCAAGGCCTCCGTTATAAGAGCCCTCGAGCATCAAAAAACAGCTCAAAGACatgctttcttttcttgggTTATGATCTTCAATCCCCTCTTCATCACCCAACTCTGCAACTCATTGTTCATCCTTTCGGTAAACGCCACTTGCTTCTGCCTCTTGATCATATGTTTCAATCTGTTTGACGCCGTAGGCCTTTCATCTCATGGACCGCTGCTGCTGCTATCAGCAACAGGAGCTATAATCTACTCCATCATTCTTGCCAATGCCTACATCATATGTAATCTGGCACTGCTCGTTTCGGGAATAGAGAGGCAAGGTGGGTTCAACTCGATTCTCAAGGCTTGTGTTCTGATCCGGGGCAGAACCGCAACTGCTCTCTCTTTAGCGGTTCCGATCAACATGGCCTTGGCTGCAGTTGAAGCTCTGTTTCAGTACCGTGTCGTGAGAGCATACGGACGAGCTATGGCTCCCGATTCGTCCATAGTCTTGGAGGCGATGCTCATTGCTTACGTGTATGCTATACTACTTGTTCTTGATACAATTCTTGGTTTTGCATTCTTGAAAAGCTGCAAACCGGATTACCAGATCGATGAGATAGAAATCCAGGAAAGAAACAACAAGTCTCTCGGGAAAATTAAGAGGTTAGAATTGCTGCTGTAG